The genomic interval aaataaatataaataaaaaggcaAAACCTACATCTCAGATAACAGATTTGTATAATGAGTCCATTCACTTCTCCATCTCACCATTATGTGTCTGTAGTGACGATGATGGGATAAGCTGCCTAACCAGGATCACCTTACAGTGGGGGATTTGTGGAGACTAATTAGCAGAGAAATCATTATCCTCCTGACAATGATGGATGACATTAAACTATTAGGTCACATAGAAAGCTATCACAGAGCCcttaccccacctcctcccaccccctccgcaCAGCACTAGGTACATGGCCGCCGCTGCTTCTCCTCTTGCTCCTCCGTCTTATTACATGAACCACATTCACCCACCGTGCAGCCTCCGAACTAAAGCCCGGTGCGCGGGGGATCACGGGAGATGTAGTTCCGGGGAAGTGAAGCTGGGAGTCAGGGACATGCATAGTAATGTATTGCAATGGAGACCTTACTGCGCATGCCCATTATCAAGAGTCTCGGTCACCATAGAGATGATAGATGATGCACTCGGCGGCCATGATTACTTTGGGCAGATCCCATTGAGTGTAATGATAACTAAGGGCAGAGGAATGAGGCAACCAaactgtgcaaaaaaatgtgactGGAATAACATGGGATCTTTGAATGAATATTACGGAGCTTGGATTTAGAATAGAGACAGTAATTGAATAGATGTAAAAATGTCACAAGTGATGTTGGGATAGTGAAGGAACAGCCCAAGTGTTTCTTATTAATGCGAGTGATACATTTGTGTTTTGCTGCCTTTCTCCCTCTATAGATGTTATGGGGAATGTGGCATCTCTGGCAGTCTCAGCACCTGTACATGTGTTTTGCTCAGTTATCATTTTGCAAATTCAGGATTTTACTCAATGTTTTTCATTACATTATGGGCTATTCAAGGGATTAAACCTAAATGTATCAAGAATGATGCAGCAATGTCAGAGTCCTATTGATTTGGACTTAATTCACACCAATTCTATTAAGGGAAGCCACACAACGTGCAGTGTGTCACAGAACTATCTGGGGGTGAAACCTGATTCAGATCACGTGAGAAATCCAGGTCTCCGGGATACACGTTAGTACCAAAGCAATACCGCCaccgtgtggtctgtgtgtgaatGGCAGATATTAAATCCTTTGGCCCTTTTTACCTTCTCTGTATatttgtgttgctttttttttgtgtggttttagGATTCAAAAAAACAGGACGTGATAAATATTTGCGATTTAGAGTTCTGACAAGTTATCACAAAACCACATCAACTGCTACTGAAATCTGAGGAAACACATGTTGCTCAGCCTTGTTTTTATactaaaaaggtgcaatccctgatAACAGATTGAACAAGGTGACAATAGAAGCCTTTAATGTAACACCTCCCAGCCTATTTAATGCAGATTTGACCGATTTCTAAATTAATGTCCAACCCaacaggacaataagaaatatcacttgttatatttatgtaaatggaataaaaaatgtGCGACAAACTATAAAAGGCCAATTTTGATAATGCAAATGCATGTGCTCGTATCTAACGCATGTGGCAAACACGGATTGCATGGTCTGTTACTAATCCCAAACTGCACTAGGATTTTCCCCCGATCAGATGCGTTATAtaccatgcgggtgtgagggcatCATTTCATGCACACTTATTCTGACACGTGCACATATAATCTGTATTTTAGTGAGGCTCAAAAAAAGTAAATGAGGGAAAATAatcgcaggttattaaccccaaaTCCTACTTCCCGAGCACGAACTACATTACTAACACAGCAGCGCCACCCTGTGGGATGTGTGTGACCTGCAGATTATCTGAAGGGGATTCTCGGCGATTGTCACTTTGTCTGCGGTTCTCCCGCCTCTTactaacaaaacaacacaagtgCAGCAAACACGTGGCTGGGTAGGAAGCCAGAAAGAgctaaaaatacatcacataagatactttataatatataatagctACAAAAGCAAATAACTGAGAAATTGCAATGTATAATAGAACACTTCCCTTTTATCTCGAACACAGATGACATATGAGCGTATAGTTCTTATAGTGATAAAGTGGGTGGCTCTtagaagagcctttgtgtttgtgGGTCAGTGATGAGATCGGGGTTACTTGGCGCTGGTGTACTTGGTGACCGCCTTGGTGCCCTCGGACACGGCGTGCTTGGCCAGCTCTCCCGGCAGCAGCAGGCGCACAGCGGTCTGGATCTCCCGGGAAGTGATGGTCGAGCGCTTGTTGTAATGAGCCAGACGGGACGATTCCCCTGCGATGCGCTCGAAGATAtcattcacaaaggagttcatGATGCCCATGGCCTTGGAGGAGATGCCGGTGTCAGGGTGAACCTGCTTCAGCACTTTGTACACGTAGATCGCGTAACTTTCCTTCCTGCTCTTCCTACGCTTCTTCCCATCCTTCTTTTGGGTCTTGGTCACGGCTTTCTTAGAGCCCTTCTTGGCCGCTGGCGCAGACTTGGCTGGTTCAGGCATGTCGGGCGATGCTTCTTCTCCAAACAGCAGAGAAACAATGTCACCTAAACCCCCAGCAGCTCTATTTATAGGAGTCCTATGCAAACTAGCAGCCCCAGCATTCTGTTCGTCTATTGGCTGACTTTCTCATGTGACCGTTTATGACATCATCAGTTTTCTTTCAAATTAGATGATTGGTGGTTACAGGATTATGGAACTGATTGGCTGTTTTCAAAACTGACCAATCACAGAGGAGTTCAGCTGCTGTCTGCGTGTATAAATAAGGGCACAGGGGGCGGGGTTTGTCACTGCTCCTGTTACCTGAGCTGCTGTCTGAGTGATACACGATGTCTGGAAGAGGCAAACAAGGCGGGAAAACTCGCGCTAAGGCCAAGACTCGCTCATCTCGGGCTGGGCTGCAGTTCCCAGTCGGCCGTGTGCACAGGCTGCTTCGGAAGGGAAATTATGCTCAGCGTGTGGGGGCCGGAGCCCCGGTCTATTTGGCCGCAGTGCTGGAGTATCTGACCGCTGAGATCCTGGAGTTGGCCGGTAACGCCGCCCGGGACAATAAGAAGTCCCGCATCATCCCCCGGCACCTGCAGCTCGCTGTGCGGAACGACGAGGAGCTGAACAGGCTGCTCGGAGGGGTCACCATCGCTCAGGGGGGTGTCCTGCCCAACATCCAGGCCGTGCTACTGCCCAAGAAAACCGAGAGCCACAAGCCGGCCAAGAGCAGCAAGTGAGCTTCACCCCCGAGACCAGGAGCAGAGATCCCCACATAcccaacacaaaggctcttttcagaGCCACCCACAGCATCAAAAAAGCGTTATAGTATTTCACATTTCCTGCAGgacatgtttttattatatttctatCTCCATTCTAAGTCACTTTCATTGTTTATGATAATAGTTCTCTTCATTTGTAAAGTAATGTATAATTAAGTCCATGTATGTGGAGGTGTCAGTTCTGTCATTAGAAACAGTAATGCGTTTGATACGACACTGCAGAAAGCAAATCAATATTTAATAccataaaggcacctactgtatatataacttggGGTGAACTTTAATTACCGACATGATGATTTTTCGGAAAAAATCCCATAACATTGATGAACTGATTAAAGTGCATTTAGTTTGCTGGAACCATAACTATAAAGCTAAACAAAAAAACTGTTTCTAGTTCATcgctaaataaattaaaacaaagtaGTGTAGCATGGCTAATACACTATAAAGTAGTGTTTGTTTCTGTTTGTGATTATACAAAAGGCGCAACGTGTTGGTATTAGGAGTCTATTCTTGAAACAATTTACCACACGGTGGCGCTGTTGGATTAGAAATCGGTATCTTCATTACTTGGCTTGTAAAGGCTAAAACCTGTTTTTATATCGGACACAAATTCGCAAGCCATGAAGGTGTATTAtactgaaaatgtatataatgtatcattAAAGACAAGTGAGTAACATTGATGCaagaacaattaaaaaaaaaaaaaaattcaaccaACGTTGTTTACAGATTGCCCTCGAACATGCAAAATCAagtcataatataattaatgttgacatgttagaaaataaaatagcatAATGGTATAGAAAGATTCAATAACCAAAAGGCAGAACACATAATTACAGCATCTGGTCTTCGAAATAAACAGCACAAGTTTTTTGGAGGTACAATTTAATTCCTTTATGAGCAAAAACAAtaatctgaatttttttttgtaccaCTAATATACTCTGTGCTATAAACTAAAAATTACAGAACCTGTCCctggtgtcattttttttttttttaaatctgaggaACAGCAATGTCATGTACGGTCCATCTGTGAGCATGTGGCCCATATACTATCTTGTGAAAAGAAGTGATAAAAGGCGCTAACAACTCTATGTGaaagtgaaaataataataagtgtTAAGTGATGAAAATGAATATATTAACTAAACACCCAGCTCAAAAcctctctggtgggacctgtttcacgggttccaaggtttAACAATTTCTCAAAAATTGTTAAACCCATATACTATCTGTCACGGaccgcacacaagtgagcatgtgatatgcaaccagggttaatacacatggctactctagccaactcacctttctcctgcacaaggtacttccaatatgtttatattaacccattactcaattgcaatcccatctatgtgcgtacatcaatggATAATTtaggaaaaatatgtaattatttacCAGAGTCTCAggtctatttattattattattattattattattattattattattattattattattattattattattattattattattattattatgtttattataAGGAAAACAAAAttgtgcacttaacacacaatcagttgtagCTAAATGTGGCAGGCAATGAaaatactctctacaaagcgtgcaccAGTTTATTCTGAGCCCCAACACATTACTTATTACATGTTTTAATACCCCCGTCCATGGTCAGTCCGGAGTCCCTGGGCTCTGTTCCCTGTATGGGAGCTGGCGGCACTCACAAGCCAATCGGATCTGGACTCAATGACCGGTTTGGCAGCGTGCTGCCACATGCCGTCTAAGCTCTGATCTGACAGCAAGGTATTGCGGAACTGCCGACTGTGCTCTGGCTCATTGGCCCTAGTCATACTGGCAGGGATAGGGTTGTCAGTTTGGTCAGGTTACACCCAGCTTACTTTACtggtctcctccaggacatccaagGGATGAACTCCAATGTCCGGGGAGTGATGGTTTCATTCTTGGGACCCTGAACAAACATAGTGTCAGATGTGGCAAGGTCTCAAGTCTGACAGCAGGTCACAGCCACAATGGGAAATAAAATTGGCAAATAGCCAAGGATAGTGTCGCACCACAAGCAGGAACAGGTGAAGAGGCTGTGGTAAAAACATAGTTATTGGCAACCAGAGAAACACACTAATACGTTTCGCTCCCAAAATAGGGCACACTCGACGGACACACTCTACCCCTATTAGTGGCACATAAAATTGCCATAATCAGTTCCCAACAACATGTTTGTGTTATGGCCTGGGAGGTCTCTGCCATTACGGATGCTCTGGGCCATGCCCTAATCGATGAAAACACGGGGCATCTGCAGGGACTTAGGGGCACCATCGGACAGGTGGCAGATGCTCTGGCCCAAACATATCAGGTTGGACAAGAGTGATGATCATGCCAGGGTCCAACTGGCTGGCCACCATCATAGTGCTGATGGTATAAGGGAACAAATATTTCAACCGCAGAATGATCTGCTCTAGCCCAATGGTGTGCACCTATTATCAACAGTGTGGGCCACACAGGTTTTCATCATAGACCTGGCTTTGATAGCACTGATGAATGGATTTAGTCACCAGTGCATATCTTAATCAGGGACAGACATTATATAGGTCTAACTTAGCTCGCATTTCGTCACACAGTATTACTGTACTTATCCACAGTGTATCAATTGAGTGTGTAGCACACGCCTGGATACACTTATATGGAAAGTGTCTTTGAGTGGGCTCTCACAGGCTCCTCTTGCCTATATCATTAGGTAGCTACTATCAGTAGCGTTTGATCCCCAACATTCATTAGGGATCTTattatatccacccacatacttgCAGGTGGGTTATTAAGGATagagtcacgtgctgtttaatactatttaattacgttttaacaccctattttttattcatggttataaataaagcatatttttacatttacaacattacaatccttgtgactgagtgctgaaagactgggtcctttttctttcatatgaaataatcacgtctccatccagtcagcacctcactgtggtcttacactagctgtgcgggttttcTTTGCGTGTagcgaaatatggaagagagaagaatctgccgtaatttgacgaccaggcgtatcgaatacttgcctgaattctcgaagaaagcgagaatagtcatgcgtcatggtaggctcccgctcccagatgggggatgcccaggctagggcctttccgttcaagagagacataatataggtcacctttgaacgagcagtggggaagcgcaaaggagataattcaaattgcatctcgcactgattaagaaaccctcttcacttgtggggatcccctgcatagcggttgggagccgggagatgaggattcacagccacgggaagaaccggggagggaaacgccacagttgccatggcagaggagcctggggaaggctgcaatgaggagagtctagagagcttctgtgtcatggaggcaagctgcgcctctagctggagaagtcgctgcatggggcttggttgctcaacctcttcggggtccatgtctgtggggctgagcataatgttacgctgagctcaccacggacaaggagggacccagaaactgaggtgagatgggtaacaaactgcacccacagctacggggacacacctggaaagtggaaaataggcgtctggaaccatctgggagtataagataaagtaagatactcgccagacgagaagggaggttccagaagataggtggtaccgagagcctggggtccagagccgggaggtaggtcggaatccgcaaaccgaggtgaaggggtcggggagtccaggaggtcaggatacaaaccaagggtagaagaccagagcggatccacagtcaggccggttcagtacgcaagggatcactaaggagacaaagagacaggaactgaggcaggcacgaccgtggttaacacaggtcaaacaaagctatgctcagccaaagaatgaatggctgagcaaggtataagtaggaggaaggaccaatagggagagggggagtaacgagggagcggtccCAGGAAAGCTAGGGAGTGGTAGGGAGAAAcaccacagctgtgctagatgtgcagcttgtgagcggtgcacgcgcatcaggcatgtGCACCGCGTGGGAGAGGcgtgcgcggcctcagctgggggcgggaactccccctgagggaggacgtaaaagtcctctgccgtgcgcgcgcacgagcGAGATCAGTAGCTGCTGcaggaagcggaggagaagggagatcccgcccgcagcggcgagaaggcagagctggagcggggtGAGTAAAGTCACGGGGGGAGCACCTTTAGAGAGCTGTTCCCTCGGAccttacaataaataaacaagaaACAACAACATACACCATTGCTTATAGTTTATCTCT from Ascaphus truei isolate aAscTru1 chromosome 12 unlocalized genomic scaffold, aAscTru1.hap1 SUPER_12_unloc_7, whole genome shotgun sequence carries:
- the LOC142473847 gene encoding histone H2B 1.1-like, whose translation is MPEPAKSAPAAKKGSKKAVTKTQKKDGKKRRKSRKESYAIYVYKVLKQVHPDTGISSKAMGIMNSFVNDIFERIAGESSRLAHYNKRSTITSREIQTAVRLLLPGELAKHAVSEGTKAVTKYTSAK
- the LOC142473859 gene encoding histone H2A type 1-like — encoded protein: MSGRGKQGGKTRAKAKTRSSRAGLQFPVGRVHRLLRKGNYAQRVGAGAPVYLAAVLEYLTAEILELAGNAARDNKKSRIIPRHLQLAVRNDEELNRLLGGVTIAQGGVLPNIQAVLLPKKTESHKPAKSSK